The proteins below come from a single Tepidibacillus fermentans genomic window:
- the hpf gene encoding ribosome hibernation-promoting factor, HPF/YfiA family, which produces MNFIVRGDNIEVTEALREYVEKKVGRIEKYFDTPLTAPVYVTMKVVRDLHSVEVTVQLPGVVLRGEEQNEDMYAAIDLVVEKLERQIRKHKTKINRKFREQGSLKTLFKEDPVGTKANEEEEEFQIVKIKRFNLKPMDVEEAILQMNMLGHSFFVFSNAETEETNIVYKRKDGRYGLIEPEF; this is translated from the coding sequence ATGAATTTCATCGTTCGTGGGGACAACATTGAAGTGACTGAGGCATTAAGAGAGTATGTGGAGAAGAAAGTGGGTCGCATCGAGAAGTATTTCGATACTCCTCTTACAGCACCTGTTTATGTAACAATGAAGGTGGTTCGCGATCTTCATAGTGTTGAGGTAACCGTTCAACTACCAGGAGTTGTCCTGCGTGGAGAAGAACAAAACGAAGATATGTATGCTGCAATTGACCTCGTGGTGGAAAAATTAGAAAGACAGATCCGTAAACATAAAACAAAAATTAACCGAAAATTCAGGGAACAAGGAAGTCTAAAAACCCTTTTTAAAGAGGATCCTGTTGGTACAAAGGCTAATGAAGAGGAAGAAGAATTCCAAATCGTCAAAATCAAACGTTTTAATCTTAAACCAATGGATGTAGAAGAAGCCATTTTGCAAATGAATATGTTGGGCCATTCCTTCTTCGTATTCTCCAATGCGGAAACCGAAGAAACCAATATTGTATATAAACGTAAAGATGGCCGTTATGGTTTAATTGAGCCAGAATTTTAA
- a CDS encoding amino acid ABC transporter ATP-binding protein gives MIKVEGLYKQYGDLEVLKGIDIEIQPKEVVCIIGPSGSGKSTFLRCLNKLEDFQAGKVIVRGEDLSDPKIDVNKVRTHVGMVFQHFNLFPHMTVLENITIAPIKVLGMEKSKAEEIAKKYLGKVGLLDKANAYPDQLSGGQKQRVAIARALAMEPDVMLFDEPTSALDPEMVGEVLEVMKQLAKEGMTMVVVTHEMGFAREVADRVVFMDQGQIIEEGKPEEIFSQPRHARTQSFLSKVL, from the coding sequence ATGATTAAGGTAGAAGGTTTGTATAAACAATATGGTGATTTAGAAGTTTTAAAAGGAATCGATATTGAAATTCAGCCAAAAGAAGTAGTTTGCATCATTGGTCCAAGCGGTTCTGGGAAAAGTACCTTTTTACGCTGTTTAAATAAATTAGAAGATTTTCAAGCAGGAAAGGTAATTGTAAGGGGAGAAGATTTATCTGACCCTAAAATCGATGTAAACAAAGTAAGAACCCATGTGGGAATGGTTTTTCAACATTTTAATCTTTTCCCGCATATGACGGTTCTAGAGAATATCACAATTGCCCCCATTAAAGTGTTAGGAATGGAAAAAAGTAAAGCTGAAGAAATTGCCAAGAAATATTTAGGGAAAGTTGGATTATTAGATAAGGCAAATGCCTATCCTGATCAACTCTCTGGTGGACAAAAACAGAGGGTAGCGATCGCCAGAGCTTTAGCAATGGAACCGGATGTGATGCTCTTTGATGAACCTACTTCTGCTTTGGATCCGGAGATGGTTGGTGAGGTATTGGAAGTGATGAAACAGTTAGCCAAAGAAGGCATGACTATGGTTGTGGTCACTCATGAGATGGGCTTTGCAAGAGAAGTGGCTGATCGGGTCGTATTTATGGATCAAGGGCAAATTATAGAGGAAGGGAAACCAGAAGAAATCTTTTCTCAACCAAGACACGCACGGACACAATCCTTTCTTAGTAAAGTATTGTGA
- a CDS encoding amino acid ABC transporter permease gives MAEWNAVLEYKIWFIRGVGYTILLTSVGVFFGTIIGLFLGLGQLSQQRIFRILSRAYVDLFRGTPLFVQILIVHFAVMPAIFGDEAPSAIFSGFVALSLNSGAYVAEIFRAGIQSIDKGQMEAARSLGMTYRQAMRYIILPQAFKRMLPPLGNEFIALLKDSSLLAVIATPELTYAGQMTAKNTFTSFGPYLTVAALYLILTLILSKGVRGLERKFSND, from the coding sequence ATGGCTGAGTGGAATGCCGTTTTAGAATATAAAATCTGGTTTATCCGAGGCGTTGGCTATACCATCCTCCTTACCTCGGTAGGAGTGTTTTTTGGTACCATTATTGGCTTGTTTTTGGGGTTGGGTCAATTATCTCAACAGCGGATATTCCGTATATTAAGTCGGGCTTATGTGGATCTTTTTCGCGGGACACCTTTATTTGTTCAGATTTTAATTGTTCATTTTGCCGTGATGCCTGCTATTTTTGGCGATGAGGCTCCATCGGCCATCTTTTCTGGATTTGTCGCTTTATCTTTAAACTCAGGTGCCTATGTGGCAGAGATCTTCCGTGCAGGGATTCAATCGATTGATAAAGGGCAAATGGAAGCGGCTCGTTCTTTGGGAATGACTTATCGTCAAGCGATGAGATATATTATTTTGCCTCAGGCATTTAAACGAATGTTACCACCTTTAGGAAATGAGTTTATTGCTTTATTAAAAGATTCGTCATTGCTCGCTGTCATTGCGACACCTGAATTAACTTATGCGGGACAAATGACGGCAAAAAATACCTTTACCTCTTTTGGTCCTTATTTAACAGTGGCAGCACTCTATTTAATCTTGACGTTAATCTTGTCTAAAGGGGTAAGAGGGTTAGAAAGGAAATTTTCCAATGATTAA
- a CDS encoding basic amino acid ABC transporter substrate-binding protein — MKKVKLAIFVLLLIIGSLSLFGCGASDKGEDNSNTGGEKTYKVVTDATFPPFESTLPSGEIVGFDIDLIKAIAEVQGFKVDIQHVGWQPMLNAIDNGKGDIAIAGITIDEERKQKYDFTEPYFDATQYILVPENSNVKSLDDLQGQNIGFQSGTTGEKAVQKIFGKDYKGAKGYEDLPAAVNDLLTGRIVAIVGDNAVVGEFVKKYPDKKLKVVKDDRFEVEHYGIMVKKGNTELLKQLNEGLKKIKENGKYQEIKNKYFAE; from the coding sequence GTGAAAAAAGTAAAATTAGCAATATTTGTGTTGCTATTGATCATTGGTTCATTATCATTATTCGGTTGTGGTGCAAGCGACAAAGGGGAAGATAACTCCAATACTGGTGGAGAAAAGACGTATAAAGTAGTAACCGATGCTACTTTTCCCCCATTTGAATCAACACTACCATCAGGAGAAATCGTCGGTTTTGATATTGATTTGATCAAAGCGATCGCTGAAGTTCAAGGATTTAAAGTAGATATCCAACATGTTGGCTGGCAGCCCATGTTAAATGCGATTGATAATGGCAAAGGTGACATTGCCATTGCTGGAATTACCATTGATGAAGAGCGAAAGCAAAAGTATGACTTTACAGAGCCGTACTTTGATGCGACACAATATATTTTAGTTCCTGAGAATTCCAATGTAAAATCCCTTGATGATCTACAAGGACAAAACATCGGTTTTCAAAGTGGAACAACAGGAGAAAAAGCTGTTCAAAAAATCTTTGGCAAAGACTATAAAGGGGCTAAAGGATACGAAGATTTGCCAGCAGCGGTTAACGACTTATTAACAGGACGAATTGTCGCGATCGTCGGCGATAATGCCGTTGTTGGTGAGTTCGTGAAGAAGTACCCAGACAAAAAGTTAAAAGTGGTCAAAGATGACCGTTTTGAAGTTGAACATTATGGGATTATGGTCAAAAAAGGAAATACGGAATTACTCAAACAGCTAAATGAAGGTTTAAAGAAAATCAAGGAGAATGGGAAATATCAAGAAATTAAAAATAAATATTTTGCTGAGTAA
- a CDS encoding basic amino acid ABC transporter substrate-binding protein, whose product MKSKGLKVVLLMFLFVVGSLGLIGCSSEQTGTKSQEGQKAAEEKTYVVVTNAEFPPFESTLPSGEIVGFDIDLINAIAKAENMKIKIQHQGWEAMLKAVETGTADIGASGITIRDDRKEKYDFTSPYFEATQLILVPQESNIKSANDLKGKNIGFQSGTTGETAAQNIFGKDYKGLKGYPDLPTAVNDLFTGRIAAVIGDNAVVAEFVKKNPDKKLQLIKDDAFEKEYYGFIVKKGNKELLDKLESGLKKIKEDGTYQKIYNQYFAN is encoded by the coding sequence ATGAAAAGTAAAGGATTAAAAGTTGTATTATTGATGTTCTTATTTGTAGTTGGGAGTTTAGGACTTATTGGTTGTTCTTCAGAACAAACAGGAACAAAATCACAAGAAGGTCAAAAAGCTGCAGAAGAAAAAACCTACGTTGTTGTGACAAATGCAGAATTTCCTCCATTTGAATCCACCTTACCATCTGGTGAGATCGTTGGATTTGATATTGATTTAATCAATGCGATTGCCAAAGCTGAGAATATGAAAATCAAAATCCAACATCAAGGTTGGGAAGCGATGTTAAAAGCTGTAGAGACGGGGACAGCAGATATTGGTGCATCGGGAATTACCATTCGTGATGATCGTAAAGAAAAGTATGACTTTACTTCTCCATATTTTGAAGCGACCCAATTGATCTTAGTTCCTCAAGAATCGAATATCAAATCGGCAAATGACTTAAAAGGGAAAAATATTGGTTTCCAAAGTGGAACTACAGGAGAAACAGCCGCTCAAAATATTTTTGGTAAAGACTATAAAGGGTTAAAAGGATATCCTGACTTGCCAACGGCGGTGAATGACCTATTTACCGGTCGAATTGCTGCGGTCATTGGCGATAATGCCGTAGTGGCTGAATTTGTGAAAAAGAATCCTGATAAAAAGTTACAATTAATTAAGGATGATGCTTTTGAAAAAGAATATTACGGCTTTATCGTTAAAAAGGGGAACAAAGAACTTCTTGATAAGCTGGAAAGTGGATTAAAGAAAATAAAAGAAGATGGTACTTATCAGAAGATATATAATCAATATTTTGCAAATTAA
- the fliS gene encoding flagellar export chaperone FliS has product MSINHPYQTYQQNSVTTASPGELTLMLYNGCLKFIKQAKQAIQEKKIEEKNTNLIKAQNIIRELMATLNMDYEVAKHMMQMYDYMLRRLMEANIKSDIEILNEIEGYVIDFRDTWKEVIQINRRMQYGQGGA; this is encoded by the coding sequence GTGTCCATCAATCATCCATATCAAACCTATCAACAGAATTCGGTCACCACAGCTTCTCCTGGTGAGCTTACGTTGATGCTATATAATGGCTGTCTAAAATTTATCAAACAGGCCAAACAAGCGATTCAGGAAAAGAAAATCGAGGAAAAGAATACAAACTTAATCAAAGCCCAAAACATCATTCGCGAATTAATGGCCACATTAAACATGGATTATGAAGTCGCCAAGCACATGATGCAAATGTACGACTATATGTTGCGTCGGCTGATGGAAGCTAACATTAAGAGTGACATAGAGATCTTAAATGAAATCGAAGGGTATGTCATTGATTTTCGTGATACATGGAAAGAAGTCATCCAGATTAATCGCAGAATGCAATATGGCCAAGGTGGGGCATAA